In one Fluviispira vulneris genomic region, the following are encoded:
- a CDS encoding sigma-54-dependent transcriptional regulator, with amino-acid sequence MKSVFSREIKEEYILIHLDDDPLELKNFARKIQANKKNISFKIISVVNLFDFKRIIRSFKKIDFAVLDIFLSEKDHKNGISIVSELRDLHPEIIVLMSSNLDDPDSILQSLNAGADEFLSKKLKTENIVDKILTIRKSAYLKRGIEHKNIPSDRKYDTIDFAGESLKKVYLRIPQIINSAITAVYVEGESGTGKEIIADLFSSFILNGPFIKINCGSIAPSLLESVLFGYVKGAFTGAISHKSGLLEDANGGWLFLDEVSSLSANAQVALLRVLENQEVTRIGESTPRKINVRFLAASNIPLSSQVEKGEFRNDLWQRLCETEILLKPLRERKKEIPDLILFFCQTMQGGPYRIEKTAMNVLCQLPWDEGNVRELRNCLRAMTEHQSDKVLSPMGIPERILAKSKKHDEQNEIISDCKNNILIRTTDENGKALTFKQMCDELLDKYLQKFYPSKINLSDAAKKLKIARSTLQIKCKKLKKY; translated from the coding sequence ATGAAATCCGTTTTTTCAAGAGAAATAAAAGAAGAATATATATTGATTCATTTAGATGATGATCCTCTTGAGTTAAAAAACTTTGCTCGAAAAATACAAGCGAATAAGAAAAATATTTCTTTTAAAATTATTTCAGTTGTTAATTTATTTGATTTTAAGAGAATTATTCGATCCTTTAAAAAAATTGATTTTGCTGTTCTAGATATATTTTTATCTGAAAAAGATCATAAAAATGGAATTTCAATCGTATCGGAACTAAGAGACCTGCATCCTGAAATTATTGTGCTTATGAGTTCAAATCTAGATGATCCTGACTCAATTTTACAGAGTTTAAATGCAGGAGCCGATGAATTTCTTTCCAAAAAACTCAAAACCGAAAATATAGTCGATAAGATTCTTACTATTAGAAAATCTGCTTATTTAAAAAGAGGGATTGAGCATAAAAATATTCCCTCTGACAGAAAGTATGACACAATTGATTTTGCTGGGGAATCTTTAAAAAAAGTTTACTTACGTATACCTCAAATTATCAACTCAGCTATCACCGCTGTTTATGTTGAAGGTGAATCTGGAACAGGCAAAGAAATTATTGCAGATTTATTTTCTTCCTTCATTCTGAATGGACCTTTTATTAAAATCAATTGCGGAAGTATTGCGCCAAGTTTACTTGAAAGTGTGTTGTTTGGTTATGTAAAAGGCGCATTTACCGGAGCAATTTCACATAAATCAGGGTTGCTAGAAGATGCAAATGGCGGTTGGTTGTTTTTAGATGAAGTTTCTAGTCTTTCCGCAAACGCACAGGTGGCACTCCTTAGAGTTCTTGAGAATCAAGAAGTCACACGTATCGGGGAATCCACCCCTAGAAAAATAAATGTCCGTTTTCTCGCCGCATCCAATATTCCACTCAGTTCTCAAGTTGAAAAGGGAGAATTTCGCAATGACCTCTGGCAAAGACTGTGTGAAACAGAGATTTTATTAAAACCATTGCGGGAAAGAAAAAAGGAAATTCCCGATCTTATCCTATTTTTCTGTCAAACTATGCAAGGCGGTCCTTATCGAATTGAAAAAACAGCTATGAATGTTCTGTGCCAATTGCCTTGGGATGAAGGCAATGTACGTGAATTGCGCAATTGTCTGCGCGCCATGACCGAACATCAAAGCGATAAAGTCTTATCCCCCATGGGTATTCCAGAAAGAATCTTAGCAAAATCAAAAAAACATGATGAACAAAACGAAATCATATCTGATTGTAAAAATAATATTCTTATCAGAACCACTGACGAAAATGGGAAAGCTCTCACATTTAAGCAAATGTGTGATGAACTTTTAGATAAGTATTTACAAAAATTTTATCCAAGCAAAATAAATTTAAGTGATGCAGCAAAAAAACTCAAAATAGCGCGCAGCACATTGCAAATTAAGTGTAAAAAATTAAAGAAATATTAA
- a CDS encoding papain-like cysteine protease family protein, translating to MKTLSLPNMIINNLKYFSSWIAYALYHLGPLIVTIKGRLVLHAVVIKGIENETLLIHDPWHGSDQYVKFSNFFKIFDKNNEIFMYLPNRSLNKIYPTRETELVINLTYCDCIKPIPLLKSSDIIKPISV from the coding sequence TTGAAAACATTAAGTTTACCAAATATGATAATAAATAATTTGAAATATTTCAGTTCTTGGATTGCATATGCATTATATCACTTAGGGCCACTTATTGTAACAATTAAAGGTCGCCTTGTTCTCCATGCAGTTGTTATTAAAGGTATAGAAAATGAGACATTATTAATTCATGATCCATGGCATGGTTCGGATCAATATGTTAAATTTAGCAATTTCTTTAAAATTTTTGATAAAAATAATGAAATATTTATGTATCTACCTAATAGAAGTTTAAATAAAATTTACCCAACGCGTGAAACTGAATTGGTTATTAATTTAACATATTGTGATTGTATAAAGCCAATTCCTTTATTAAAATCTAGTGATATCATAAAACCTATATCAGTTTAG